Proteins encoded together in one Eublepharis macularius isolate TG4126 chromosome 2, MPM_Emac_v1.0, whole genome shotgun sequence window:
- the TMEM109 gene encoding transmembrane protein 109 yields MNRRDPLLWCSCQLLLHPTFFILVLLAVCHVDLTNSQHHWREPRQEKNVQPDFLSQVTHAMKETLEDLLGSEYFLILNENVSSLFWVLSSGISAGLFAVARIAGQLLTSFGIDGDRATQFLKLSPDQVQTLLLWGLAALIGYWILSLLLNLLLTILNRIMWGLKVVIFMACFMFIVSLKDDRPVQVSLLLALLMLYALLGRLSGSRRSGTRLEAKVRSLERQVDELQRRQRRSSPKHLDEE; encoded by the exons ATGAACAGAAGGGACCCCTTGCTATGGTGTAGCTGCCAGCTCCTGCTGCATCCAACATTCTTCATCCTGGTGTTGCTTGCTGTCTGTCATGTGGATTTAACCAACAGCCAGCACCACTGGAGGGAGCCTCGACAAGAAAAGAATGTGCAGCCTGACTTTCTGTCCCAAGTGACTCATGCTATGAAGGAGACCTTGGAAGATTTGCTTGGATCAGAGTATTTTCTGATACTGAATGAG AATGTCTCTTCCCTGTTCTGGGTATTATCTTCTGGGATCTCTGCAGGTTTATTTGCTGTGGCTCGAATTGCAGGGCAGTTGCTTACATCCTTTGGGATTGATG GGGATCGTGCAACTCAGTTCTTGAAACTGAGCCCTGACCAGGTGCAGACACTGCTTCTCTGGGGCCTAGCTGCTCTGATTGGCTACTGGATCCTGTCACTGCTGCTGAATCTGTTGCTCACCATCTTGAACCGCATCATGTGGGGCCTCAAGGTAGTCATCTTCATGGCTTGCTTCATGTTCATTGTCTCTTTGAAGGATGATAGGCCTGTTCAAGTTTCCCTTCTGCTTGCCCTGCTTATGCTCTATGCTCTGCTGGGCCGCCTGAGTGGGTCACGCCGCTCTGGGACGCGGCTGGAGGCCAAAGTGCGCAGCTTGGAGCGCCAAGTGGATGAGCTGCAACGCAGGCAAAGGCGGTCATCTCCTAAACATCTGGATGAAGAATGA